One genomic window of Solanum dulcamara chromosome 10, daSolDulc1.2, whole genome shotgun sequence includes the following:
- the LOC129905033 gene encoding NAC transcription factor 29-like, with translation MGRPIGYRFHPTNSEVLKYLLAYARDEQLPDQNELMHQVDLYAEKEPWQIFEGTNSNSNTRYFITPQKKHNSERKRVLRSVGKGTWKAKGKGKEVFDKKGRVIGYVKSLKYNYSNTLYDAYLGYVICKINKKGSKSIIDDGVTHDIDMNEVDEYINSVLQEDDQLLALMDKNNNVEEDIDVGDQVLALMDNNDAHHNAECLEGHPSANIDLEDIDFVL, from the coding sequence ATGGGACGTCCGATAGGGTATCGATTTCACCCTACGAATAGTGAAGTGCTGAAATATTTATTAGCGTATGCGAGAGACGAACAACTGCCTGATCAGAATGAACTCATGCATCAGGTAGATCTTTACGCGGAGAAGGAACCATGGCAGATTTTTGAAGGCaccaacagcaacagcaacacaCGTTATTTCATTACGCCCCAGAAGAAACATAATTCGGAGCGGAAAAGAGTTTTGCGAAGTGTGGGTAAGGGTACGTGGAAGGCAAAAGGAAAGGGAAAAGAGGTTTTTGACAagaaaggtagagttatagggTACGTGAAAAGTTTGAAGTACAACTACAGCAACACATTGTATGATGCTTATTTGGGTTACGTGATATGTAAGATAAATAAGAAGGGATCAAAAAGCATTATTGATGATGGAGTTACCCATGACATTGATATGAATGAGGTTGACGAATATATTAATTCAGTTTTGCAAGAAGACGATCAACTACTTGCTCTTATGGACAAGAATAATAATGTAGAGGAAGATATTGATGTTGGAGATCAAGTACTCGCTCTTATGGACAACAATGATGCTCATCATAATGCAGAATGCTTAGAGGGACATCCATCAGCTAATATCGATCTTGAAGATATAGACTTTGTAttataa
- the LOC129871451 gene encoding AUGMIN subunit 4 codes for MGRGLGSQNLPADVTQLIDQLDRHCLAPDGSLISKSSYYDLQLAREEMSKERQRYLESLAIYIEATAMVEDYQQALSVANLGGMRDVQGLYSQLGLKNPPQVYEALEHRMVVAEAAQRLRLPLISKDGEIHEEEIEKWSILSRSSFDSTSTSITLSSSSNSIGAVPAASSACTTSTTDATEPDVGGVPNRFLGITPAYLWQTQLHQMLSVDVAEYQRLLSREIGSRLDAKCDKLADAVAIDDIDISTASQSSAARLPERVKLIIEEIEREEEAWREDLYSSNRKFAEYYNVLEQILGVLIKLVKDIKLDHQHKYDELQKTWLCKRCETMRAKLRVLEHILLLETYTPETIPALHKIRKYLIEATEEASLAYEKAASRLREYQGVDPHFDEIARQYHDIVKKLESMQWTINQVEMDLNPLPAHSST; via the exons ATGGGAAGAGGGTTGGGTTCGCAAAACCTGCCGGCGGACGTCACACAGCTGATCGATCAGTTAGACCGCCATTGTTTAGCCCCTGATGGATCTCTCATCTCCAAATCCTCTTACTACGATCTCCAACTC GCTAGAGAAGAGATGTCAAAGGAGAGGCAACGCTACTTGGAATCCTTG GCAATATACATTGAAGCAACTGCGATGGTAGAGGATTACCAGCAGGCCCTTTCTGTGGCCAATCTTGGTGGTATGAGAGATGTCCAGGGTTTATACTCTCAATTGGGCTTGAAAAACCCTCCTCAG GTTTATGAGGCTCTTGAGCATAGGATGGTTGTTGCAGAAGCAGCACAGAGATTGAGGCTTCCTCTTATCTCCAAAGATGGTGAGATTCACGAGGAGGAAATTGAAAAGTGGAGTATACTGTCAAGAAGTTCTTTTGATAGCACAAGCACCAGCATTACATTAAGTTCGAGCTCAAACTCAATTGGAGCTGTTCCTGCAGCAAGCAGTGCTTGTACTACTAGTACAACTGATGCAACAGAACCAGATGTTGGTGGTGTTCCTAATCGGTTCCTTGGAATTACGCCTGCATATTTATGGCAAACTCAACTACATCAGATGTTGTCAGTG GACGTGGCAGAATACCAGAGATTGCTTTCACGGGAGATTGGTAGCCGGTTAGATGCTAAATGTGATAAGTTAGCTGATGCAGTTGCTATTGATGACATTG ATATATCTACTGCCAGTCAAAGTTCAGCTGCCCGACTTCCAGAGag GGTAAAGTTGATCATTGAggagattgagagagaagaagaagcatGGCGTGAGGATTTATATTCGTCTAACAGAAAATTTGCAGAATACTATAAT GTCTTGGAGCAGATCCTTGGTGTTCTTATTAAGCTTGTCAAAGATATAAAGTTGGACCATCAACATAAATAT GATGAACTACAAAAGACGTGGCTGTGCAAAAGATGTGAGACCATGAGGGCAAAATTAAG AGTTCTGGAGCATATTCTCCTACTTGAGACTTATACCCCGGAAACTATTCCCGCCCTTCACaaaataag GAAGTATTTGATTGAAGCAACAGAAGAAGCATCACTTGCATATGAGAAAGCG GCTTCCCGCCTTCGTGAGTATCAAGGCGTTGATCCTCATTTTGACGAAATTGCTAGGCAGTACCATGAcattgtaaag AAATTGGAGAGCATGCAGTGGACCATTAACCAAGTTGAAATGGACTTGAATCCTTTGCCTGCTCACTCCAGCACCTAA